From the genome of Candidatus Obscuribacterales bacterium:
TGTCGGTTACAGCAAAAGGTTCATCTCGTTGGTTGGCATTGGGTCCGTTTCAATTTCAGCCTTCTGAATTATGTAAAGTGTCGTCGTTAGTCCTAATGGCGTCCGGACTATCAAGATTCTTTTGGTGGCATCCACAAGTAATTGCCCGCATCGGTACATCACTAGTATTTGCTTTGATTGTTGTGAAGCAGCCGGACTTGGGAACTGCTTTGATGATTATGGGTGCATTGCTGGCACTGCTCTTTATCAGCGGTACAAATGCGCTTCTTATGGGTTCGGCTTTGTTGGGTGGTGCTGTGATTATGTGGCATCACATCCAAAAGACGCCATATCAAATGGCGCGTATTCAAAGCTGGCTCGATCCATATAGTTCACCTCTAAAAGAAGGCTGGAATATTATTCAGTCGCAGCTGGCAATCGGATCAGGCGGTCTCTGGGGTGTGGGTTTTGGGCGTTCGTTGCAAAAGCTCTACTATCTTCCCGTTCAACATGCTGACTTTATTTTTGCGGTAATTGCCGAAGAATTTGGTTTGCTTGGTTGTGGCGTGCTGTTATCCATGTTTGCTTTGTTTGGTTATCATGGCTACAAGACAGCCATGCAAGCGAGATCACTGTTCGGTCGTTATTTGGCAATCGGTATCACAACATCTATCTGTTTGCAGGCAGTAGTAAATATCGCAGTTACAACCGGATTGTTGCCGGTTACAGGTGTTACGCTGCCTTTCTTGAGTTATGGCGGCAGCTCGCTCGTTATAACGCTGTCCATGGTGGGAATTCTGCTTTCTGTTTCGCGTGACAGAGGGCAGGTTAGCGAAGAAGATGACTTTGAAGAAGCCTAGTCGGATGTTGGTGTAAGGTGGCACACAGAGTATTACTAACCGGCGGCGGCACCGGTGGTCATATTTACCCGGCATTAGCGGTTGCTGAATGTCTTAAGGCGGATCCGGAAATTGAAGATATGCTTTACGTCGGTGCTCATGGACATTTGGAAGAGCGTCTGACATTTGAACGCGGCATTAGATTTGTTGGTCTACAAGTTCACGGATTGCCGCGCAGTCTTTCGCCGAGGTTGTTTTCCTGGCCGGTTGAGTTTACTGCTGCTGTAATGCACGCGCACAAACTAATTCGTGTTTTTAAACCGACTGTTGTATTGGGCACAGGGGGATATGCTTCTGCCGCGCCATTGCTCGCCGCTCTGTTCAACGGTATTCCTTATGCTATTCACGAGCCTGACGCGCATCCTGGTTTGGTCAACAGAGTTTTCAGTCGCAAAGCACATCTGGTGTCACTCGGCATGGATGGTGCTCTTGATAGACTGCGCCGTTGTCGCGGCAAAGTCATCGTAAACGGCAATCCGGTAAGAGGAAGTTTGTTGGCTCCTGTGCCGCGCGAATCAGCATGCGCCGTATTGGGTCTTAGCCCTGCAGCCAAGACGGTTCTTGTCACCGGTGGTTCGCAAGGAGCAAAAGCGCTCAATGACGCAATTGCCAAAGTTGTTCCTGAATTGCTTGAAGACGAAAAGGAAATTCAGGTTATTCACCAGGTCGGCGCAAATAATTACGAAGCATTCAAACAACAAATCGGTGAATTAGCTCAGCACCCGCGCTATTTGGTGAGGCCTTATTTTGATGAGTTGGCAATTGCTTATGCCGCATCAGACCTGGTTATTTGTCGTGCAGGTGCAATGACGATAGCCGAACTTTCAGTCATGGGTAAGCCGGCAATTTTTGTTCCATTGCCGACTGCCGCTGCCGATCACCAGAGCCATAACGCGCACTTTGTTGCAGGCAAGGAAGCCGCGGTTGTGCTGCCGCAAGACAGGCTAACTGCCGCGTCTTTGAAAGAACATATTTTGGCTCTGCTCATGAATGACGAAAGACTTACACACATGCAATCGAAAATGCTCACTCTAGGCAAACCAAGAGCTGCCTCTGATTTGGCTGGACAAATCAAAGAAGTTAGCTTGAACTATTTGAAAGAAAAATTAAAAGGTTAGCTGGTAATTTTGCTATTGCTTGTCGGGGAAGCAGCAAGTGTTTGACCGCTTCTTTTTGCTTTGCGTTCAATTTCTGAAACAAGATTTTCCATCTGGCTAACAAGCAGATAGGCTTCGTGTTCTTGTCCGCGTAAATTGCTGATGATTTCTTTGAGCTGGCGCACGGTCGTTTGAATTGAGCTGTTGCTTGCCGGTGTCATGATGTCTGTGCTCTGCGCCGATGTAACTACCTGGACGAGAGTGTATCACAGGGGCATATACGATTGAGGTTAATGTTTAAGCGTGGGTCGTCAAGCGGGGAATGGTGTAAATTGTAAGCATGTGCGGAGGAGTGGAATACAAGGCTTTTAATCCCAAAACCGGGCGATTGGAATATCGCCGGGTTTATTTCCCTATGCCGCATGCCAAATTGCCCGTGGTTGGTTCAAAAGGCGCGGCTCTGGTCACCTGGGGCAAGCGAGAAAACGAATTGCCTGATAGTGAGATACCCAGAGGTGGCTGGGCGCGTTTGGACAGCCTGCAAGCAGGCAAATGGAAGCGTTTTAAGCCACAACCAGTCATCATTCCTGTCAATCAATTCATGGAAAAAGACAAGGAGAGAGTTTCGCACTGGTTTCAACTGGAGCCACAACAAGTTATTCAAGGCGTTGGTATCATTCATGCAGGAAGTCCTGTCGTGTATGTCGTAACAGTTCAGGGAAATGAAACCAATGTGCATGACCGAATGCCGTCTGTACTTAGCCTTGGTCAAGCGCGTGAAACTTTGCAATTTACCTGGCATGACAAAGAAGACGAGGAGTGGCCATGGCTGAAGCCAACTTCGTAGTAGGAGTTTTTGTGGTACTTGCTCTAGTTGCACTTGTTGTGCCGCTTCTAGTTTTGATATTTGCCTGGGGAAAAATATCAAGATACTTGGAAAACCGCAGGAGAAAACGTCTCGCTAGTCTGGCGCACCATCATGCGCGGTTGCTCAAGGTGATAAATACTTTGCTGGCAAGAGCGGATCACGTGGATCAACTTTCAAAGTTTTATGCGGGCGAATCAAGTGATAAGTGGTCCGAAGATTTGGCCAATGCTTGCGAAAAACTTGTAGTTTTAACTGAAAGCACCAAGCTCATTGAATCCTCGCTGAAAAGTAAAGACCCGGGAAGCGGAGAAGAAAATCTTCTTAGCTGCATCCGCGTTGCGCACTATGTCCTAATCAGGCTGAGCAGTTTGGAGCGTCAGCTTGGCAAAGGAGAAGCTAAAAGCTTTCGAGTCAAGAACCCGCAATCGGATAAAATGCAAGGTTGAATCAGGGGTCAAAACATATGACAACAATGCAGTTGAAGGAAACTCCATTAGCTTCGTGGCACCGTGAGAACGGCGGTCGCATGGTTGATTTTGCAGGCTGGAATATGCCTGTGCAGTACAAATCAATCGTGGCTGAGCACATGGCAGTACGAACAAAAGTAGGCTTATTCGACGTGTCCCACATGGGCGAGTTTATTGTTACCGGTGCGCATGCTCACCAATTTGTGCAATATATGATTGCCAACGATCTGGACAAGCTGACAGGACCGAATATGGCTCTGTATACGCAATTTGTTATGCCGGACGGTGGAACAGTCGATGATTTGATTGTTTACCGCCGGCAGGAAGACTATTTGCTTGTTGTTAACGCATCCAATATTGACAAGGATTGGGCGTGGTTGAAAAAACATATCGGCTCCTTCAGGGATGTCGACATGATCAATGTCTCTGATGAAGTTGGACTTCTAGCTTTGCAGGGACCGCACGCCAAAGATGTTTTGTCGACAGTCATTGGCCGTTCGCTTGATGACATGAAAGCATTTACCTATGGTAGTGGTATCGCTGGTGGTATCGAGATAGGTTTTGGCCGAACAGGTTACACGGGCGAAGACGGTTTTGAAATATTTGTCAAAACCGCAGAAACAGAAAAACTTTGGAAATTGCTTTTGCACGCCGGCGCGCAGTGCGGCATCGAGCCATGCGGCTTGGGTGCGCGTGACACGTTGCGTCTGGAAGCGGGACTGCCACTCTACGGACATGAATTGTCCGAGGAAATTAGTCCTTTGGAAGCAGGCATTGGCTGGAGCGTTAAACTCGGCAAGTCTGATTTCTCCGGAAAAGAAGCTCTTGTGCGGCAGAAAGAAAATGGTTTCAAAAAACAAATCATTTGCATAAAAGCCGAAGGCAAAGCATTGCCCAGGCAAGACTACGCAGTCTACGCCGGACAAGAAAAGATAGGCATTGTTACATCAGGTTCCCAAGGCATTTTTGTTGGTTATCCAATCGCTTTCGCTATGGTGCCTGCGGCTTATGCGAAAGTCGGTCAAGCACTGAGCATTGAAATTAGAGGCAGCCATGTGCCTGTGACAGTAGTTAAAAGACCGTTTTATCAACGTCCTTAGAATGAACACAGTGCTAAAATTTGAACAAGCAATAATTGAAAGGTAGAAAAATGGGTTCGAGCGACAAAGTATTAAGTTATCCAGCTGAATTGAAATATGTAAAAACGCACGAGTATGTTCGTGTCGAAGGTAATAACGCCACAATCGGTGTAACTGCCTTTGCCGCCGATCAGCTTGGTGATGTAACTTACGTTGAATTGCCGAAGGTCGGACAGACTTTCAAGCGCGATGAAAAATTCGGCGTCATCGAATCCGTCAAATCCGTCTCAGATTTGTACATGCCTTGTTCAGGCAAGATAACTGCGATCAATGAGAAA
Proteins encoded in this window:
- the ftsW gene encoding putative lipid II flippase FtsW encodes the protein MSSKILSVQDSRSRRRRPDSSRQSREPAEPEFRGLPNRAIISLTIGFVCFGLMAVFSASANEALVSFQDSTAFLRKQTIAAIVGIFLMFTLSGQDYRKLRRYAWPFAAVSFILLALTLVPQLSVTAKGSSRWLALGPFQFQPSELCKVSSLVLMASGLSRFFWWHPQVIARIGTSLVFALIVVKQPDLGTALMIMGALLALLFISGTNALLMGSALLGGAVIMWHHIQKTPYQMARIQSWLDPYSSPLKEGWNIIQSQLAIGSGGLWGVGFGRSLQKLYYLPVQHADFIFAVIAEEFGLLGCGVLLSMFALFGYHGYKTAMQARSLFGRYLAIGITTSICLQAVVNIAVTTGLLPVTGVTLPFLSYGGSSLVITLSMVGILLSVSRDRGQVSEEDDFEEA
- the gcvT gene encoding glycine cleavage system aminomethyltransferase GcvT, yielding MTTMQLKETPLASWHRENGGRMVDFAGWNMPVQYKSIVAEHMAVRTKVGLFDVSHMGEFIVTGAHAHQFVQYMIANDLDKLTGPNMALYTQFVMPDGGTVDDLIVYRRQEDYLLVVNASNIDKDWAWLKKHIGSFRDVDMINVSDEVGLLALQGPHAKDVLSTVIGRSLDDMKAFTYGSGIAGGIEIGFGRTGYTGEDGFEIFVKTAETEKLWKLLLHAGAQCGIEPCGLGARDTLRLEAGLPLYGHELSEEISPLEAGIGWSVKLGKSDFSGKEALVRQKENGFKKQIICIKAEGKALPRQDYAVYAGQEKIGIVTSGSQGIFVGYPIAFAMVPAAYAKVGQALSIEIRGSHVPVTVVKRPFYQRP
- the gcvH gene encoding glycine cleavage system protein GcvH, whose protein sequence is MGSSDKVLSYPAELKYVKTHEYVRVEGNNATIGVTAFAADQLGDVTYVELPKVGQTFKRDEKFGVIESVKSVSDLYMPCSGKITAINEKLASEPEIVNSDCYGEGWMIKVELDNAGELSDALTADGYKDFVVD
- the murG gene encoding undecaprenyldiphospho-muramoylpentapeptide beta-N-acetylglucosaminyltransferase; its protein translation is MAHRVLLTGGGTGGHIYPALAVAECLKADPEIEDMLYVGAHGHLEERLTFERGIRFVGLQVHGLPRSLSPRLFSWPVEFTAAVMHAHKLIRVFKPTVVLGTGGYASAAPLLAALFNGIPYAIHEPDAHPGLVNRVFSRKAHLVSLGMDGALDRLRRCRGKVIVNGNPVRGSLLAPVPRESACAVLGLSPAAKTVLVTGGSQGAKALNDAIAKVVPELLEDEKEIQVIHQVGANNYEAFKQQIGELAQHPRYLVRPYFDELAIAYAASDLVICRAGAMTIAELSVMGKPAIFVPLPTAAADHQSHNAHFVAGKEAAVVLPQDRLTAASLKEHILALLMNDERLTHMQSKMLTLGKPRAASDLAGQIKEVSLNYLKEKLKG